The nucleotide sequence GGTATCAGGCGCGACGGGCAGCACAGGTAGGTTTCCCATCTCGGCCATCACCACCGGCTTCTGCGCCCGGGCGTCGGCCATTGCCAGAATGAGAAAAACGTGCAGCAAGAATATCCGCAAGGCAACAGTCATCACGCAATTCCCGGCCAACTGTTGATCGGATCGGTTGAACGCACAACGTGCATGCCGGATTCGGCAAATTTACGGAAAGCAGCGTCCGCTTCCTCGGTGTAGTCGATCACCCCCGGCACAACGACAGGCGAGGCGCAGTCTTCCAGCAAGTAAACTTTTTGCGCCAACTCGCGATTGGTGATGACCATTTCATTCAGAAGATCGGCAATCGTCCACGCCACGCAATGGCTTTTGGCCTGGCCCGCAATGATCACCGCGTCATACTCCAATAATTTTGCGATCAAGCGCGTGTTTTTGTGGGCAATCGGCTTGCCCATCGCGCCGGTCAGCACCTCGGGGCGCAACACGGAGTAATTTTCCGTGAGGGGATTGTTGCCCTTCACCTGGAAATCCGGCTGACTCAAGCGCGCGATGCTGTGAAAGAAAATGGCTTCCTCCACCGCGGAAACCAACGCATGGCCGATGCCGCCGAGCATGGCATGATAAGGCCAAATGGTCAAATCATATTTGCCGCCGGCTTGCAGCGCGGCGGTATAATGCTGCAAATGCTTTTGCGCCTCGCTGGTTTCAAGCTGCAGGTTTTCCGCCACTGCCGGATTGAATTTCCATTTGCCTTGCTGAATATCTTCCGCCGCAATCAGGGTGTAAGGCGCGGGATGCTCGCCTTTTTCATTCACCAAAAAAATCGCATGAAAAATTTGCATCGCCTGATGCGTGTCCATCGTCGGGCAAATGTGCGTGAGGCGATGAAGATTGCGATAAATGAATTCACAAAAACGGCGATTGTCATCCACCGCGCCCGTGCCCGAGCGTCCCCCGACATACAACTCGAAACCGGGAATGCAAAAGGTGTTTTGCACATCGACGGGCAGCAGGCAGATGCGGAAGCGATCATACGCAGCAGGCGCGATGCCATGTTGTTTTGCCCAGCTCTCAGCCTGTTGCGCACGCTCATGATAAGGCACGCGCCAAACTTCGCCGACCTTGCCGGCGTCGAAATGAGGCGGCAGCGGAAGTTCGAATGGAGTCACAGTTACTTTCCCAATCCAAAAAAGTTTTGCACAACGTAAC is from Cytophagia bacterium CHB2 and encodes:
- a CDS encoding isochorismatase is translated as MGKVTVTPFELPLPPHFDAGKVGEVWRVPYHERAQQAESWAKQHGIAPAAYDRFRICLLPVDVQNTFCIPGFELYVGGRSGTGAVDDNRRFCEFIYRNLHRLTHICPTMDTHQAMQIFHAIFLVNEKGEHPAPYTLIAAEDIQQGKWKFNPAVAENLQLETSEAQKHLQHYTAALQAGGKYDLTIWPYHAMLGGIGHALVSAVEEAIFFHSIARLSQPDFQVKGNNPLTENYSVLRPEVLTGAMGKPIAHKNTRLIAKLLEYDAVIIAGQAKSHCVAWTIADLLNEMVITNRELAQKVYLLEDCASPVVVPGVIDYTEEADAAFRKFAESGMHVVRSTDPINSWPGIA